In Gopherus flavomarginatus isolate rGopFla2 chromosome 5, rGopFla2.mat.asm, whole genome shotgun sequence, one DNA window encodes the following:
- the LOC127050964 gene encoding maestro heat-like repeat-containing protein family member 2B isoform X1, whose protein sequence is MQGQPMNLGSAEEELSCLCEELTTAPDPEALFQASSKMARAVSEYFPSEQAADFIETTMDSMLSANPTCATAAGLWMKIILKECGDAMLDQVPAILDIIYSHMSNIQEGSLRQFLLEAVLILAHQHLEAVISSLLSKRLPMDSDTTELWRSLGGDPLLATQVLQVLIEKIKTSTSQEGSVTSETETDRHLAVAEPLSATCAIFEVVSALQSSKAVQELLPELFPVLLQQVSRTLGQKMPLPVISSQESFQKDRQDTEGNPCR, encoded by the exons ATGCAAG GCCAGCCCATGAACCTGGGGTCAGCGGAGGAGGAGCTGAGCTGTCTCTGTGAAGaactaacaacagctccagaccCTGAGGCTCTGTTTCAGGCATCTTCCAAAATGGCCAGG GCTGTTAGTGAGTACTTCCCTTCCGAACAGGCTGCAGACTTTATTGAGACCACAATGGATAGTATGCTGTCTGCTAACCCCACCTGTGCCACGGCAGCTGGGCTATGGATGAAGATCATCCTAAAGGAATGTGGAGATGCCATGCTGGACCAG GTGCCAGCTATCCTGGATATAATATATAGCCACATGTCTAATATCCAGGAGGGCAGCTTGAGGCAGTTCCTGCTGGAGGCAGTGCTCATTCTAGCTCACCAGCACCTAGAGGCAGTGATCTCCAGCCTCCTCAGCAAACGTCTGCCGATGGACAG TGACACCACTGAGCTGTGGAGATCTCTGGGGGGAGACCCCTTGCTTGCCACTCAAGTCCTACAGGTCCTAATAGAAAAAATAAAGACGTCAACAAGCCAAGAAGGAAGCGTCACCTCAGAGACTGAAACTGACAGGCATTTGGCAGTTGCTGAACCTCTCTCA GCAACATGTGCCATCTTTGAGGTGGTATCAGCACTGCAGTCGAGCAAAGCTGTgcaggagctgctcccagagttgTTTCCTGTTCTCCTGCAGCAGGTCAGCCGAACTTTAGGCCAAAAGATGCCTTTGCCAGTGATCAGCAGTCAGGAGTCATTCCAAAAAGACCGACAAGATACTGAAGGCAACCCTTGCCGGTAA
- the LOC127050921 gene encoding maestro heat-like repeat-containing protein family member 2B, with the protein MSKVKISGFISLLKGYHRWKRGKTLSTLMLAYSSVAVHAPKDQLLSRVEADITGSILLHYRSSCQDMYLKLTFIHNVMEISCAILETRDSQEFEFSYKLELLGYMLDFIKKEPLDSLASPVRYKAILAIGHLSKLKPSLTLEGNRELLDQCFKSLFPLPPLEMMKKESETAKDALLIESLYVRSLEALDKLMETLLEEEPTTNWFQEMFELLATWFSSGKEWERERAFQASTRLLTAYQETVHSTTQETFNQFGSLIGRIAPYSCDSLATSRQWVVDCICCLLSMQGQPMNLGSAEEELSCLCEELTTAPDPEALFQASSKMARAVSEYFPSEQAADFIETTMDSMLSANPTCATAAGLWMKIILKECGDAMLDQVPAILDIIYSHMSNIQEGSLRQFLLEAVLILAHQHLEAVISSLLSKRLPMDSDTTELWRSLGGDPLLATQVLQVLIEKIKTSTSQEGSVTSETETDRHLAVAEPLSATCAIFEVVSALQSSKAVQELLPELFPVLLQQVFCPSI; encoded by the exons ATGAGCAAAGTTAAGATTTCTGGGTTCATCAGCCTCCTGAAG GGCTACCACCGGTGGAAAAGAGGCAAGACTCTCAGCACCTTGATGCTGGCCTACAGCAGCGTGGCCGTCCATGCTCCAAAAGACCAGCTTCTCTCCCGAGTAGAGGCAGACATCACAGGGAGCATCCTTCTCCATTACAGAAGCAGTTGTCAG GACATGTACCTAAAATTAACCTTCATCCACAATGTCATGGAGATTAGCTGTGCCATCTTGGAGACCAGAGACTCCCAGGAGTTTGAATTCTCTTACAAACTGGAGCTCCTTGGCTACATGCTG GACTTCATTAAAAAAGAACCACTGGATTCCCTGGCATCTCCAGTTCGCTACAAGGCAATTCTTGCCATTGGACATCTGAG CAAACTCAAACCATCTCTGACCTTGGAGGGAAACCGTGAGCTCCTTGATCAGTGCTTCAAAAGTTtatttccccttcctcctttAGAGATGATGAAAAAGGAAAGCGAGACAGCAAAGGATGCTCTGCTTATAGAA TCGCTCTACGTGAGGTCCTTGGAAGCCCTTGACAAGCTAATGGAGACTTTGCTGGAGGAAGAACCAACCACCAACTGGTTCCAGGAAATGTTTGAA CTCCTAGCGACATGGTTCAGttcagggaaggagtgggagagggaaagggccTTTCAGGCCAGCACCCGGCTGCTGACTGCCTATCAAGAGACCGTTCATAGCACA ACTCAGGAAACTTTTAATCAGTTTGGATCTCTGATTGGACGAATAGCACCATACAGCTGTGATTCACTGGCCACGTCCCGTCAGTGGGTGGTTGACTGTATCTGCTGCCTTCTCAGTATGCAAG GCCAGCCCATGAACCTGGGGTCAGCGGAGGAGGAGCTGAGCTGTCTCTGTGAAGaactaacaacagctccagaccCTGAGGCTCTGTTTCAGGCATCTTCCAAAATGGCCAGG GCTGTTAGTGAGTACTTCCCTTCCGAACAGGCTGCAGACTTTATTGAGACCACAATGGATAGTATGCTGTCTGCTAACCCCACCTGTGCCACGGCAGCTGGGCTATGGATGAAGATCATCCTAAAGGAATGTGGAGATGCCATGCTGGACCAG GTGCCAGCTATCCTGGATATAATATATAGCCACATGTCTAATATCCAGGAGGGCAGCTTGAGGCAGTTCCTGCTGGAGGCAGTGCTCATTCTAGCTCACCAGCACCTAGAGGCAGTGATCTCCAGCCTCCTCAGCAAACGTCTGCCGATGGACAG TGACACCACTGAGCTGTGGAGATCTCTGGGGGGAGACCCCTTGCTTGCCACTCAAGTCCTACAGGTCCTAATAGAAAAAATAAAGACGTCAACAAGCCAAGAAGGAAGCGTCACCTCAGAGACTGAAACTGACAGGCATTTGGCAGTTGCTGAACCTCTTTCA GCAACATGTGCCATCTTTGAGGTGGTATCAGCACTGCAGTCGAGCAAAGCTGTgcaggagctgctcccagagttgTTTCCTGTTCTCCTGCAGCAG